A single region of the Pontibacter kalidii genome encodes:
- a CDS encoding M3 family oligoendopeptidase — protein MTIQQTTDLIIPERMPRTYLSENFKVEQWETIRPYFEELKTRQIESVEELEKWMRDRSELESVLSEDLGWRYIRMTCDTQNEETTKAFQYFISEIEPNIAPLDHELNLKLMHSPYVNGLDKEKYKIYLRGVERALEIFREENIPLQTEISTKQQQYAAITGAMTVTLDGEEMTLQRAADRLKRTDRAVREEAWRAVQERRFQDREKLDSLFDELLRLRHQVAANADFENFRDFMFAAMGRFDYTPQDCFDFHTSIEETIVPLLTKIDEERKQLLGLEELRPWDLDVDPSGRKPLEPFRSGDELLEKTVQVFYKLDTYLGDCLATMREMGHLDLESRKGKAPGGYNYPLDEIGVPFIFMNATSSLRDVITMLHEGGHAVHSFLTRDLWLNSFKHPPSEVAELASMSMELISMDYWDTFFEDEDELRRAKKTHLESVLETFPWVATVDKFQHWIYEHPEQTQEQRHQEWLNIFGTFNHKLVKWEGLEKYKPYLWQKQLHIYEVPFYYIEYAMAQLGAIAVWKNYKENPAEGLAAYKRALSLGYTVSIGEVYEAAGIKFDFSTDYIKSLVDFVQAEMENL, from the coding sequence ATGACAATACAACAAACAACTGACTTAATAATACCGGAGCGCATGCCCCGCACCTACCTCTCAGAGAATTTTAAAGTGGAGCAGTGGGAAACCATCAGGCCATATTTCGAGGAACTGAAGACGCGCCAGATCGAGAGCGTGGAGGAACTGGAGAAGTGGATGCGGGACCGCAGTGAACTGGAAAGCGTGCTTTCTGAGGACCTCGGCTGGCGCTATATCCGCATGACCTGCGACACCCAGAACGAGGAAACCACGAAGGCTTTCCAGTACTTTATCTCGGAGATAGAGCCGAACATAGCCCCGCTGGACCATGAACTGAACCTGAAGCTGATGCACTCGCCGTACGTGAACGGGCTTGACAAGGAAAAGTATAAAATCTACCTACGTGGCGTGGAACGCGCGTTGGAAATTTTCCGGGAAGAGAACATCCCGCTGCAAACCGAGATCAGCACCAAACAGCAGCAGTATGCCGCCATTACGGGTGCCATGACCGTAACGCTGGATGGGGAGGAGATGACGCTGCAGCGCGCAGCAGACCGCCTGAAGCGTACCGACAGAGCCGTGCGTGAGGAAGCCTGGAGGGCTGTGCAGGAGCGTCGCTTCCAGGACCGCGAGAAGCTGGATAGCCTGTTCGATGAGCTGCTGAGGCTGCGCCACCAGGTGGCTGCCAACGCCGATTTCGAGAACTTCCGCGATTTTATGTTCGCTGCCATGGGCCGCTTTGACTATACGCCGCAGGATTGCTTCGATTTCCATACTTCGATTGAGGAAACCATCGTACCGCTGCTTACTAAAATTGATGAGGAGCGCAAACAATTGCTGGGGCTGGAAGAACTTCGCCCATGGGACCTGGATGTAGACCCATCCGGAAGAAAGCCGCTGGAGCCCTTCAGGTCCGGCGATGAGCTGCTGGAGAAGACGGTGCAGGTGTTTTATAAGCTGGATACATACCTGGGCGATTGCCTGGCCACCATGCGGGAGATGGGCCATCTGGATCTAGAGTCCAGAAAAGGAAAAGCCCCGGGCGGCTATAACTATCCGCTGGATGAGATCGGGGTGCCGTTCATCTTCATGAACGCCACTTCCAGCCTGCGCGACGTGATCACGATGCTGCACGAGGGCGGCCACGCCGTGCATTCGTTCCTGACGCGCGACCTGTGGCTCAATTCCTTTAAGCACCCGCCCTCAGAGGTAGCCGAGCTGGCTTCCATGTCGATGGAGCTGATCTCGATGGATTACTGGGATACCTTCTTTGAGGATGAGGACGAACTGCGCCGCGCCAAGAAAACGCACCTGGAGAGCGTACTGGAGACTTTCCCGTGGGTAGCCACCGTGGATAAATTCCAGCACTGGATCTACGAGCACCCGGAGCAGACGCAGGAGCAGCGCCACCAGGAGTGGCTGAACATCTTCGGAACCTTCAACCATAAGCTGGTGAAATGGGAGGGGCTGGAGAAGTATAAGCCCTATTTGTGGCAGAAGCAGCTGCACATCTACGAGGTGCCGTTCTATTACATCGAGTATGCCATGGCGCAGCTTGGGGCCATCGCCGTTTGGAAAAACTATAAGGAAAACCCTGCCGAAGGACTTGCCGCCTATAAGCGTGCCCTCAGCCTGGGCTACACCGTTTCCATTGGGGAAGTGTATGAGGCAGCCGGCATTAAATTCGACTTCAGTACCGACTATATCAAGAGCCTGGTGGATTTCGTGCAGGCAGAGATGGAGAACTTGTAA
- a CDS encoding ferredoxin--NADP reductase — MSSPYLNLKVVEITHETADAATIHFEHPEKHTIAYKPGQFLTLILPVEGKEIRRSYSLSSTPHEAPRLSVTVKRVEGGLMSNYLLDHLQVGQEVKVMEPIGNFCLTCAPTNQRQVLLFGAGSGITPLMSILKAVLREEPNSKVTLLYGNRDEDSVIFREQLQQLQAQHQGRLQVVHIYSQPRQACDHRGRMNQSMIIKILERLQLAKVSDAVYYMCGPEGMMEEVRHALSVLRVPVDRIFRESFVSNKLLDKQEQEAQHGAVMSSDEDGEISTQTVTVIYEGSEYSFVVEPDQTILEAALEQDIDLPYSCQAGLCTACRGKCLSGKVHLDEREGLSDAEMEEGYVLNCVGHPLTSNVVIEIG, encoded by the coding sequence ATGAGTAGTCCTTACCTTAACCTGAAGGTTGTAGAAATTACCCACGAAACAGCTGACGCTGCCACCATACATTTTGAGCACCCCGAAAAGCATACCATAGCATATAAACCGGGCCAATTCCTCACCCTGATCCTTCCGGTTGAAGGCAAGGAGATCCGCCGCTCTTACTCCCTCAGCAGTACGCCGCACGAAGCACCGCGCCTGTCGGTAACGGTAAAGCGCGTGGAGGGCGGGCTGATGTCGAATTACCTGCTCGACCACCTGCAGGTAGGGCAGGAGGTAAAGGTGATGGAGCCGATCGGTAACTTCTGCCTCACCTGCGCCCCCACCAACCAGCGCCAGGTACTGCTGTTCGGTGCCGGCAGCGGCATTACGCCGCTCATGTCCATCCTGAAGGCGGTGCTGCGCGAGGAGCCGAACAGCAAGGTAACGCTGCTCTACGGCAACCGCGATGAGGACTCAGTGATCTTCAGGGAGCAGCTGCAGCAGCTGCAGGCACAGCACCAGGGGCGCCTGCAGGTAGTGCACATCTACAGCCAGCCTCGCCAAGCCTGCGACCACCGCGGCCGCATGAACCAAAGTATGATCATTAAGATACTGGAGCGCCTGCAACTGGCCAAGGTATCGGACGCGGTGTATTATATGTGCGGGCCAGAGGGAATGATGGAGGAGGTGCGCCATGCGCTCAGCGTGCTGCGCGTGCCAGTAGACCGTATTTTCAGGGAGAGCTTTGTGAGCAATAAGCTGCTGGATAAGCAGGAGCAGGAGGCGCAGCACGGTGCCGTGATGTCCTCTGACGAAGATGGGGAGATCAGCACCCAAACCGTGACCGTTATTTACGAGGGCTCAGAGTACAGCTTTGTGGTGGAGCCGGACCAGACCATACTGGAGGCGGCGCTGGAGCAGGACATCGATTTACCGTACTCCTGCCAGGCCGGCCTGTGCACCGCCTGCCGCGGGAAGTGTCTGAGTGGCAAGGTGCACCTTGATGAGCGCGAGGGCCTGTCTGACGCGGAGATGGAGGAGGGGTATGTGCTCAACTGCGTGGGGCACCCGCTTACGTCGAACGTAGTAATTGAGATCGGTTAG
- a CDS encoding HNH endonuclease: protein MLYKLTLKNCEKTVVVDDTTYDYIQNSAYLQQIEFLRHLRIHSNGYAFFQKNWPLKNGKYRNETIYLHKMIGEQLLEKPESDLKLYVHFKNGNKLDCRRENLEWAPLCKIVRNTTKTENKLGVRGVHKEAQKYRAIIHHNKQRINLGTFETLQEAALAYSKKSEELFGKTKSLKTFTKVLEEEEAAPLN, encoded by the coding sequence ATGCTGTACAAACTAACTCTGAAAAACTGTGAAAAAACGGTAGTGGTAGACGACACTACATATGACTACATCCAAAACAGCGCGTATTTGCAACAGATTGAGTTCCTGAGGCACCTGCGCATCCACTCCAACGGTTACGCCTTCTTCCAGAAGAACTGGCCGCTAAAAAACGGCAAGTACCGCAACGAAACCATCTACCTCCACAAGATGATTGGGGAGCAGTTGCTGGAGAAGCCTGAGAGCGACCTAAAACTGTACGTGCACTTTAAGAACGGCAACAAGTTGGACTGCCGCCGCGAGAACCTGGAGTGGGCTCCGCTCTGCAAGATTGTGCGCAACACCACCAAGACCGAGAACAAGCTGGGCGTACGCGGGGTACACAAGGAGGCCCAAAAGTACCGCGCCATCATCCACCACAACAAGCAGCGCATCAACCTGGGCACCTTCGAAACGCTGCAGGAGGCCGCCCTGGCCTACAGCAAAAAATCCGAGGAGCTTTTCGGGAAGACCAAGAGCCTGAAAACCTTCACCAAGGTGCTGGAGGAAGAGGAAGCTGCGCCTTTAAACTAA
- a CDS encoding peptidoglycan DD-metalloendopeptidase family protein, whose amino-acid sequence MKNTHDLSALLSRHRHTFAPVLDADLNADCVCTLDFSEKNLLLQSTDLQDTDAFNKAVEQMLQQRQATTGVGGYLEDRFIYRRSRHFDVEAQSRNLHLGVDVWLPAGTAVFTPLDATVHSFKDNDNFGDYGPTIILQHELEGVTFYTLYGHLSRTSLQGLQQGQYFSKGQKIAEVGPYPENGHWPPHLHFQIVADMGDKYGDFPGVATAAERSRYERLCPDPNLILQCRHLLPYA is encoded by the coding sequence ATGAAAAACACCCACGACCTTAGCGCTCTGCTAAGCAGGCATCGCCATACCTTTGCCCCCGTACTGGACGCAGACCTGAACGCCGACTGCGTGTGTACGCTGGATTTCTCCGAAAAGAACCTGCTGCTGCAAAGCACCGACCTGCAGGACACCGACGCCTTCAACAAGGCTGTGGAGCAGATGCTACAACAGCGTCAGGCCACCACGGGCGTGGGCGGCTACCTGGAGGACCGCTTCATCTACCGCCGCAGCCGCCACTTCGACGTGGAGGCACAGAGCCGCAACCTGCACCTGGGGGTGGATGTGTGGCTGCCCGCGGGCACGGCCGTGTTCACGCCGCTGGACGCCACCGTGCACAGCTTTAAAGACAACGATAACTTCGGCGACTACGGTCCCACCATCATCCTGCAGCACGAGCTGGAGGGGGTAACATTTTATACTTTGTACGGCCACCTGAGCCGCACATCCCTGCAGGGCCTGCAGCAGGGGCAGTATTTTAGCAAAGGCCAAAAAATTGCCGAGGTAGGCCCCTACCCCGAGAACGGCCACTGGCCACCGCACCTGCACTTCCAAATTGTTGCTGACATGGGCGATAAGTATGGCGATTTCCCAGGAGTAGCCACCGCCGCCGAGCGCTCCAGGTATGAGCGGCTGTGCCCCGACCCGAACCTGATTCTGCAGTGCCGCCACCTGTTGCCTTACGCCTGA
- a CDS encoding mechanosensitive ion channel family protein, with product MVLDFESIREMIVNFAVLYGLKLLVAIFILVIGAWVIRRLKMLINGLMLRKSVDESLRPFLLSIFSIALWVLLLVLVIAQIGVEMTSFIAVLGSAGLAIGLALQGSLANFAGGVLILTIKPFRVGDFIEAQGQSGTVQLINIFNTVLKTADNKTIYIPNGPLASAVVVNYSVEATRRVELLFTVSVNNDIGKVRQLIQELITEDERVMKEPAPAIVVTNFAEHSITISTRIWCKREDYWGLFWDMNERAKAAFEKNDIALPVPRREMVGSTASKQAAAGA from the coding sequence ATGGTGTTGGATTTTGAATCGATCCGCGAAATGATTGTAAACTTTGCCGTACTGTATGGCCTGAAGCTGTTGGTTGCCATTTTTATACTTGTTATTGGCGCCTGGGTCATCAGACGGCTCAAGATGCTCATCAATGGGCTGATGCTCCGGAAAAGCGTGGACGAGTCGCTGCGGCCTTTCCTGCTGAGCATCTTCAGCATCGCGCTGTGGGTCCTGCTGCTCGTGCTGGTGATTGCGCAGATAGGCGTGGAGATGACCTCTTTTATTGCTGTCCTGGGCTCTGCCGGCCTGGCTATCGGCCTGGCCCTGCAGGGCAGCCTGGCCAACTTTGCGGGCGGGGTGCTCATACTTACCATCAAGCCTTTCAGGGTAGGTGACTTTATTGAGGCACAGGGGCAAAGCGGAACCGTTCAGCTTATCAACATCTTTAACACCGTGCTAAAGACCGCCGACAACAAAACCATTTACATCCCCAACGGGCCACTGGCTTCTGCCGTGGTGGTGAACTACTCTGTGGAAGCCACACGCCGGGTGGAGCTGCTCTTTACCGTGTCGGTAAACAATGATATTGGTAAGGTGCGCCAGCTGATTCAGGAGCTGATTACCGAGGATGAGCGTGTGATGAAGGAGCCCGCCCCCGCTATCGTTGTAACGAATTTTGCCGAGCATTCCATCACCATCAGTACCCGCATCTGGTGCAAGCGCGAAGATTACTGGGGACTGTTCTGGGACATGAACGAGCGCGCCAAGGCTGCCTTCGAGAAGAACGATATCGCACTGCCCGTACCGCGCCGCGAAATGGTGGGCAGCACCGCTAGCAAACAGGCTGCTGCAGGAGCTTAG
- a CDS encoding ABC transporter permease yields MNISKYISDKISEVQTGSFTQSVTKIAIISIAAGIAIMIVSFAILEGFRNEIREKIFSFGAHLQISKYDTNNSYEGAPISYNIGVSDSIQGIKKIQGFARKTAIIKTEDEVLGVVVKGVGKEYDLSAMQQNLESGELIAFTDTASSKDVLLSQAIASKLRLKVGDEAIFYFIQNPPRARKLRVSGIYNTGLEEFDEVFVLGDIKLIRELNNWPDTLVGGVEVVLQDFEQIDEAAERVFESMNYDLQLEKITDRHAQLFDWLKLLQKNVVIFLVLIIFVATFNMVSTVFIMIIERINMIGVLKAVGATDAQIRKVFYFRGLKLTLKGMLWGNLVGIGFCLVQYYFELIPLDPENYYMDRVPISWNIGVILLLNALTLVLTMLAILIPAAMIARIKPVKAIKFD; encoded by the coding sequence GTGAATATCTCCAAGTACATATCCGACAAAATATCAGAAGTGCAGACCGGCTCTTTTACGCAGTCGGTTACAAAAATAGCAATTATTAGCATAGCTGCAGGCATTGCCATCATGATTGTGTCTTTTGCCATACTGGAGGGCTTTCGGAACGAGATCCGCGAAAAGATTTTCAGCTTTGGCGCCCACCTGCAGATCAGCAAGTATGACACCAATAACTCCTATGAGGGCGCGCCCATCAGCTACAATATCGGTGTGTCGGATTCTATCCAGGGGATAAAAAAGATACAGGGGTTTGCCCGCAAAACGGCCATTATCAAGACAGAGGATGAGGTGCTGGGTGTGGTGGTGAAGGGCGTGGGGAAGGAGTATGATCTGAGCGCAATGCAGCAGAACCTGGAGAGCGGGGAACTGATTGCCTTTACGGATACGGCCTCTTCGAAGGACGTGCTGCTGAGCCAGGCGATTGCCAGTAAGTTGCGGCTAAAGGTGGGCGATGAGGCTATTTTCTATTTTATACAGAATCCGCCACGTGCCCGGAAGCTGAGGGTGAGCGGCATTTATAATACGGGCCTGGAGGAGTTTGATGAGGTGTTTGTGCTCGGCGACATCAAGTTGATTCGCGAGCTGAACAACTGGCCCGATACCTTGGTAGGGGGCGTGGAGGTAGTGCTGCAAGACTTTGAGCAGATAGACGAGGCGGCGGAGCGCGTGTTTGAAAGTATGAACTACGACCTGCAACTGGAGAAAATAACGGACCGCCATGCCCAGCTCTTCGACTGGCTGAAGCTGCTGCAGAAGAACGTAGTGATTTTCCTGGTACTGATCATCTTCGTGGCTACGTTCAACATGGTTTCCACGGTGTTTATTATGATCATCGAACGGATAAACATGATTGGCGTGCTGAAGGCCGTGGGCGCTACCGATGCGCAGATCAGGAAGGTGTTCTACTTTCGCGGGCTGAAACTGACGCTGAAGGGAATGCTGTGGGGCAACCTTGTCGGGATTGGCTTTTGCCTGGTGCAGTACTATTTCGAGCTCATTCCGCTGGACCCCGAGAACTACTACATGGACCGTGTGCCGATCAGCTGGAACATCGGCGTAATCCTGCTGCTCAACGCCCTAACGCTGGTACTCACCATGCTGGCCATACTTATTCCTGCCGCCATGATTGCCCGCATCAAGCCGGTGAAGGCGATTAAGTTTGACTAA
- a CDS encoding exo-beta-N-acetylmuramidase NamZ family protein codes for MTHPILYLSASLLLSLGGCNAKQVPATAPEQTSPAASAALPAAQSLKMGAEQLDLYLPQLAGKRVGMIVNQTSTIGQTHLVDTLLSRGVQIKTIFAPEHGFRGEADAGAHIKDGNDPKTGLPIISLYGNNKKPLPEQIKDLDVLLFDIQDVGTRFYTYISTMHYAMEAAAENGKEVMVLDRPNPNGHYVDGPVLEPDQVSFVGMHPIPIVHGLTVGELANMINGEKWLKGGLQANLTVIPMTAYDHNMAYELPVRPSPNLPNAQSIALYPSICFFEGTNVSVGRGTPTPFQVIGSPYYQKKDFSFTPVSTPGATNPPHKDVTCYGQDLTNVQVADKVDLAYLLGMYQHSTNKDKFFNNFFEKLAGTKKLREQVIAGKTEAEIRASWEPALSNYKAKRKQYLLYPDFN; via the coding sequence ATGACACACCCTATCCTATACCTCTCTGCCTCGCTGCTGCTCTCGCTGGGCGGCTGCAACGCCAAGCAAGTACCTGCCACGGCACCCGAGCAAACATCACCCGCTGCCTCAGCTGCTTTGCCGGCGGCACAATCACTAAAAATGGGCGCCGAGCAGCTGGATTTATACTTGCCGCAACTAGCGGGCAAACGCGTGGGCATGATCGTGAACCAAACCTCCACCATCGGCCAAACGCACCTGGTGGACACGCTCCTGAGTCGTGGCGTGCAGATAAAGACCATTTTTGCGCCAGAGCACGGCTTCCGCGGTGAGGCCGACGCAGGGGCGCACATCAAAGACGGCAACGACCCGAAAACCGGCCTGCCAATTATCTCGCTCTACGGGAATAACAAGAAGCCGCTGCCCGAGCAAATAAAAGATCTGGATGTGCTGCTCTTCGACATCCAGGACGTGGGCACCCGTTTTTATACTTACATCAGCACCATGCACTACGCCATGGAGGCAGCCGCCGAGAACGGCAAGGAGGTAATGGTACTGGACCGCCCCAACCCGAACGGGCATTACGTAGATGGCCCGGTACTGGAGCCAGACCAGGTTTCTTTTGTGGGGATGCACCCGATTCCGATCGTGCACGGCCTTACCGTGGGCGAACTGGCTAATATGATCAACGGCGAGAAATGGCTGAAAGGAGGACTGCAGGCGAACCTGACGGTAATTCCGATGACAGCCTACGACCACAACATGGCATATGAGCTGCCTGTGCGTCCTTCACCAAACCTGCCAAACGCGCAGTCCATAGCCTTGTACCCATCTATCTGCTTTTTTGAGGGAACCAACGTAAGCGTTGGCCGCGGCACCCCTACCCCCTTCCAGGTAATCGGCAGCCCGTACTATCAGAAAAAGGACTTTAGCTTTACCCCGGTGAGCACGCCAGGGGCTACCAACCCGCCGCACAAGGATGTAACCTGCTACGGCCAGGACTTGACGAATGTGCAGGTGGCAGACAAAGTAGACCTAGCGTACCTGCTGGGTATGTACCAGCACTCCACTAACAAGGACAAGTTCTTCAACAATTTCTTCGAGAAACTGGCTGGCACCAAAAAGCTTCGCGAGCAGGTGATTGCCGGTAAGACAGAGGCTGAGATCAGAGCCAGTTGGGAGCCTGCGTTATCAAACTATAAAGCCAAGCGCAAGCAGTACCTGCTTTACCCAGACTTTAACTAG
- the fmt gene encoding methionyl-tRNA formyltransferase, producing MRDLRIVFMGTPDFAVPTLQTLVEQHYNVVAVITAPDKPAGRGQKLNQSPVKEYAVAQGIPVLQPTNLKSEAFLEELRSYRANLQIIVAFRMLPEVVWAMPELGSFNIHASLLPQYRGAAPINWAIINGEKETGVTSFFLKHEIDTGDLIFQERVPIREEDDFGSLYEKLKYKGAELALRTVQAIERDQVVPQPQEISAGAKHAPKIFKDTCEINWNQPAEQVRNFIRGLSPYPAAWAKLNGKNYKVYKAEALPESGYTSEPGTLHTDNKTFLHIQTAAGALAILDLQMEGKKRMPVQDLLRGYNFDV from the coding sequence ATGAGAGACTTACGCATCGTGTTTATGGGTACGCCGGATTTTGCCGTGCCTACCTTGCAGACACTCGTGGAACAGCACTATAACGTGGTGGCCGTGATCACCGCCCCGGATAAACCCGCTGGCCGTGGTCAGAAGCTAAACCAGTCGCCGGTGAAGGAGTACGCCGTGGCGCAGGGAATTCCGGTGCTGCAGCCAACCAACCTGAAATCGGAGGCGTTCCTGGAGGAACTGCGTAGCTACAGGGCCAACCTGCAGATCATCGTCGCTTTCCGGATGCTGCCCGAGGTGGTGTGGGCAATGCCGGAGCTGGGCTCTTTCAACATCCATGCTTCGCTGCTGCCACAGTATAGAGGGGCCGCGCCTATCAACTGGGCCATTATCAACGGGGAAAAAGAGACCGGCGTCACCTCCTTCTTCCTTAAGCACGAGATCGACACGGGCGACCTTATTTTTCAGGAGCGCGTGCCGATCCGGGAGGAGGATGACTTCGGGTCGTTGTATGAGAAACTGAAGTATAAAGGCGCCGAACTGGCCCTGCGCACCGTACAGGCCATTGAGCGAGACCAGGTAGTACCGCAGCCGCAGGAGATCTCTGCGGGGGCCAAGCACGCTCCGAAGATCTTTAAGGATACCTGCGAGATTAACTGGAACCAACCGGCTGAGCAGGTGCGCAATTTTATCCGAGGCCTCAGCCCGTACCCTGCCGCCTGGGCAAAGCTTAACGGCAAGAACTATAAAGTATATAAGGCCGAGGCGCTGCCGGAATCTGGTTACACTTCGGAACCGGGCACGCTCCACACCGATAACAAGACGTTCCTGCACATCCAGACAGCCGCCGGCGCCCTTGCCATACTTGATCTGCAGATGGAGGGCAAAAAACGCATGCCGGTACAGGACCTGCTGCGCGGCTATAACTTTGACGTATAA
- a CDS encoding dihydrofolate reductase — translation MIAIVVAAAENNVIGKDNDLIWYLPADLKHFKRLTMGHPMIMGRRTYEAIGKPLPGRTSIVITSQKEYQAEGCIVVHSLEEALAKGRELDTEQVSIIGGATIYEQALPFTDKVYLTRVHHSFEGDAFFPELPQNEWQVIEQEFHEPDEKNKYNYTFLTLEKK, via the coding sequence ATGATAGCTATCGTAGTAGCCGCCGCCGAGAACAATGTGATTGGCAAAGACAATGACCTGATCTGGTACCTGCCCGCCGACCTGAAACACTTTAAGCGCCTGACCATGGGCCACCCGATGATCATGGGGCGCAGAACCTATGAAGCGATTGGAAAGCCTTTGCCAGGTCGTACTTCCATCGTCATCACTTCCCAGAAAGAGTACCAGGCTGAAGGGTGCATCGTGGTGCACTCACTGGAGGAGGCCCTTGCCAAAGGCAGGGAGCTAGACACGGAGCAGGTAAGTATCATTGGCGGCGCTACCATATACGAGCAGGCGCTCCCCTTCACTGATAAAGTATACCTGACGCGCGTGCATCATAGTTTTGAGGGCGATGCCTTCTTCCCAGAGCTACCCCAAAATGAGTGGCAGGTAATAGAGCAGGAGTTTCATGAGCCGGACGAGAAGAACAAGTACAACTATACGTTTCTGACGCTGGAAAAGAAGTAA